TGCCATTTgaattttactttcatttttatgctcttttctttcatttaatttcgtgCAGCATAGCAAATTTTGTCAATCCGGCATTCACTGAACGCTttggtatttctttttaagatgTTGTACAAAAGAGAAGCGATCCTTCCGACGATTTGCAAATATCGAATAGCCTTTTAACGTTGTCCTATTTgtcatgaataaataaatccttGCATGGTATATTCGACAGCATACGTgacaaatttgtaaatataaaatagttgCGTGAAACGTATTGTTCGATCCTTTCGATCTTCCCCTAGTTACGTCTTCGCGCATGTAAGTCGTTACCGTAGTATGACCGTACTATAGAAATTATAGATTTGCATAAAAAGTCCAagtatatttcgtttgatccCTAAGAAGTTCGTTATCAATTTGTTGTCAAGTAATAACACATTATAAATGATAGATTTGtgttttaaaaagtatatcaaGCCGTTACGTTAGTGGTAGCTAGATAGAAACCATCGAAGTTAGGATATACGTGGCGGAATCAGCTTATTCACCACAGTTTTGACATTTGATGATTCCCAAGCCGAAGATGAAGAGAACAGCTTGCCACACTTGGACAGCTTCCAAAGCAAGCTTCCACCTGGAATTCTTCCACATGGTTTGCCGCAGGTTAAAGAGGTTCAGCCTGCTGTTACACAGGTAGaacaagaaaaggagaaagaaaaacccaAGAAAGAAGGTACGTTCAGGTTGtacttttttcaattcattttgccaaaatatgaatgaatgataCTCGTCCTATATCTTCTTTATGTGATGAACACAAACTTTAAAACAGTTCGCGAGTTCAGCGAGGAAGAAAAGCAGATGATCATACTCTCGGAGGACTTTCAACGATTTCTTGATCGTACTAGTAGGATTGTGGAGAGAGCATTGGGTGAATCGATCGACATTTATACCGATTATACCGGCACAATGGATGGCGAGGATGGATTGTAAGGAAGTAGATGATAATTTTCTTAGCTCACtcaaactctttctctccctcccccctcctctcctataatatatatatatatatatatatatatatatatatatatatatatatatatatatatatatatatatatattatcaattgaaaattttcataggGACGAAAAGAGCCATCAACAATTATGGTTGAATCGTTCCTTCTTCTGCGAACGATGGTCGCGTAATCGTTGCGTCACTTCAATGGATTGGTCCCCACAGTTTCCAGAACTTCTTGCGGCCTCATACAACAACAATGACGATACCCCGAATGATCCCGACGGTGTATGTTTGGTTTGGAACACGAAATTTAAGAAATCCACTCCAGAATTTATCTTCCATTGTCAATCACCGGTAATGTCGACCACTTTTGCGAAATTTCATCCAAATTTGATTTTGGGTGGTACTTATTCCGGTCAAATAGTACTCTGGGATAATCGCGTACAGAAGAGAACGCCAGTACAAAGAACGCCTTTGTCAGCTAGCGCTCATACCGTAAGttattctatcttttattattcaatcaaATTTAAGATATATAGGAACAatcaagataattataaagtgGTTATCGATCGAAAACGATACGTTTGTCCTTGATTATGTTCCGTTACAGATAATATAGAATCCCGTTACGTGTTCCCATTGTGGAAAGATATTGCAATTGCTCATCCTatgattttgtattattacaaTTCGTATTTCTGTTCatatctattcttttatatttctcaattACAAGAGCAATCATCGATTTTTTCCAGCATCCTGTGTATTGCTTAACTGTTGTTGGAACGCAAAACGCACATAATTTGATCAGCATTTCGACGGATGGTAAACTATGTTCTTGGAGTTTAGACATGTTGTCTCAACCACAGGAAACGTTGATCCTATACTTGAAACAGTCTAAGACAATAGCGGCTACTTGTTTGGCTTTTCCTCATGGTGATGtgaataattttgttgttGGTAGCGAAGATGGAACCGTATATGGCGGTAAATTTTCCATACTTTTCAATTCTATGTTTAAACAGTGAATTCTTCTGAATAAAGTTAAAggtatttttgttttcgttttttttttctccttttatacAGACTGTCGACATGGCACAAAAGCTGGTGTAGTTGAGATGTTTGAAGGTCATCAGGGACCGGTGACTGGTATCAGTACACATGCCGTTCAAGGTGGAATTGACTTCTCTCATCTATTCTTAACATCCTCTATCGATTGGACCATCAAACTGTGGAGtcttaaagaaatgaaacctctttattctttcgagCATAACGGAGATTATGTGTACGATGTTGCATGGTCACCAACTCATCCTGCATTATTTGCAGCTGTTGATGATTCAGGTAGATTAGATCTTTGGAATTTAAATCAGGACACTGAAGTACCCGCTGCTAGTGTCATCGTCGACGGAAATCCCGCATTGAATAGAGTTTCTTGGACACCGAGTGGTTTACACGTCACGGTCGGAGATGACACTGGTAAAATTTGGGTTTACGATGTTGCAGAGGTAAgagttaaattttatatataatttcgataaaatcaatgcgttcataattaattactattactatatttaCTGTAATACTACTTACTATATTTGATCACAGCATTTGGCATATCCGAGAAGCGATGAATGGAATAAGTTCTTGTATACACAACAAGATTTGAAGAATAACAAAGCGGACGAGGAGTTAGACAGGCTCAATCTTAGTTCCGGACCTTCTTCATTAACATCTTTAACCTCTATTTCATCGTGTCCGCTTAGATAAAGATTTTGTGCTACTTAGAGAATCATGATTATAAGATATGGGTTTAGCTTACCTTAAAGCCAAGATAATATAGAATACTTATTAAAACGCaggtataaaattttatcaaggatatacatattgttaaaaaaacaaatgatacTCATTACGCTAttgttcttataaaaaaaaatttctttacaaaaGTCGTTCTCCGCAACGATGCGATCTTGTACActaaaacataatttttacgaatatatctattcatttatttaactaaattgaattaattcaattataacTAAAGttaaatgatttcattttaataataagtgTTCATATCATTGCTATAGCTTTAAGATTGGTCTTTGTTCACAGAATATAGTGCAAGAAAATGCAATTTTAACATTTGTTTCTgaatttttgttcatttattttatttgcttttcaaTGTTATATTAGATTATAACAGGATAATTTTCCAAGGATACCTCGATTACTTAGTTAAATCTAATTCCTTTTTCTAAGGCATATGTAATTTATCCTTATAGTAaccttatttatataatttctttttgcatagatttttcatacttttatcTGCTTTATCATACCCATGTTAcatctttcttatattttctcttatataatattaatttatatgtataaattttgtaCATTGCTCGAAGATGCAAAATACAAGGTTAAGACGTTAGCCACATAAATGCTCCACAATTAGATTTATGTTTATTCTTTCAAATGGACTTTGTACTTATATTCGATAacttataatcaatattttttcaggATAATGGACTATATACTATCgcatcattttataattatttctttatattaaaaaaaatagcattaatagatattaatcaGGAACAGTGACATTATGCAGtgaattaatcaaatttactTGTAAATAAGACAAGATGTATGATTgatcatattttaaataagcgTTCAGTATTAAGGACGTCACatgaattctattatattgtataattgtaaaataatgtgTTTCATTAGCGGTTGtcaatatttttgaatttgcATATAATTTTGGAATTAAGTCATGGTTTAGAGCAACAAATGAATCTATGCGGTAATATATATAgcacaataaataattaagaacatcttcattttctaatatactaattcatttttatatcatgtTCATTGATTGCTTCATTTTACTGATAATCAAATGTATCTATCTTACTCGCATAGTATTTCTTAGACAGTGTCACAtatgtatgaaatataataactgtaataactttTGCGAATGTTTAtatgatcaattttatatttgcaatCCTTTAAAACGCCTTTATTTTCAGTGGCAGATTAACTATTGTCTCTTATTTGATAATAGTTAtcagtgaaataaaaataatttatgataagtgtatattattactatgaaACGATAGTCTCATGTATCACGTATTCGTATATATCGATGACGTAATAACGATTCATCATGTGGTGCATCTAAGAAATGACGTAAGTGGGGCACCATGAACGAATGAtcagatttaaataaaaatatggcGTTGGGCGGTGACATGTGTCGTTATTTGGATCAGTAGTTCTTTAATTGTATGATACAATGTTTCATTTActgaaatgttattataagaaa
This portion of the Vespa velutina chromosome 4, iVesVel2.1, whole genome shotgun sequence genome encodes:
- the LOC124948960 gene encoding cytoplasmic dynein 1 intermediate chain isoform X34, with product MMSDRKAELERKKAKLQAIREEKERRRREKEQKDVEEATVRAAGADKDHRKEIDAMLSSLGMAPVSDVLSSLSSMNSLTPEQSANATPDASLQPSSINSTQSTGRRKPRELTIVSVANTNIPPKEPVVYSKQTQTVQTTHTSHDAHAFDYYVLTFDDSQAEDEENSLPHLDSFQSKLPPGILPHGLPQVKEVQPAVTQVEQEKEKEKPKKEVREFSEEEKQMIILSEDFQRFLDRTSRIVERALGESIDIYTDYTGTMDGEDGLDEKSHQQLWLNRSFFCERWSRNRCVTSMDWSPQFPELLAASYNNNDDTPNDPDGVCLVWNTKFKKSTPEFIFHCQSPVMSTTFAKFHPNLILGGTYSGQIVLWDNRVQKRTPVQRTPLSASAHTHPVYCLTVVGTQNAHNLISISTDGKLCSWSLDMLSQPQETLILYLKQSKTIAATCLAFPHGDVNNFVVGSEDGTVYGDCRHGTKAGVVEMFEGHQGPVTGISTHAVQGGIDFSHLFLTSSIDWTIKLWSLKEMKPLYSFEHNGDYVYDVAWSPTHPALFAAVDDSGRLDLWNLNQDTEVPAASVIVDGNPALNRVSWTPSGLHVTVGDDTGKIWVYDVAEHLAYPRSDEWNKFLYTQQDLKNNKADEELDRLNLSSGPSSLTSLTSISSCPLR
- the LOC124948960 gene encoding cytoplasmic dynein 1 intermediate chain isoform X21: MMSDRKAELERKKAKLQAIREEKERRRREKEQKDVEEATVRAAGADKDHRKEIDAMLSSLGMAPVSDVLSSLSSMNSLTPEQSANATPDASLQPSSINSTQSTGRRKPRELTIVSVANTNIPPKEPVVYSKQTQTVQTTHTSHDGYFETDWWRPRKDEYNLNPGLEWEDEFTVLTFDDSQAEDEENSLPHLDSFQSKLPPGILPHGLPQVKEVQPAVTQVEQEKEKEKPKKEVREFSEEEKQMIILSEDFQRFLDRTSRIVERALGESIDIYTDYTGTMDGEDGLDEKSHQQLWLNRSFFCERWSRNRCVTSMDWSPQFPELLAASYNNNDDTPNDPDGVCLVWNTKFKKSTPEFIFHCQSPVMSTTFAKFHPNLILGGTYSGQIVLWDNRVQKRTPVQRTPLSASAHTHPVYCLTVVGTQNAHNLISISTDGKLCSWSLDMLSQPQETLILYLKQSKTIAATCLAFPHGDVNNFVVGSEDGTVYGDCRHGTKAGVVEMFEGHQGPVTGISTHAVQGGIDFSHLFLTSSIDWTIKLWSLKEMKPLYSFEHNGDYVYDVAWSPTHPALFAAVDDSGRLDLWNLNQDTEVPAASVIVDGNPALNRVSWTPSGLHVTVGDDTGKIWVYDVAEHLAYPRSDEWNKFLYTQQDLKNNKADEELDRLNLSSGPSSLTSLTSISSCPLR
- the LOC124948960 gene encoding cytoplasmic dynein 1 intermediate chain isoform X30; translated protein: MMSDRKAELERKKAKLQAIREEKERRRREKEQKDVEEATVRAAGADKDHRKEIDAMLSSLGMAPVSDVLSSLSSMNSLTPEQSANATPDASLQPSSINSTQSTGRRKPRELTIVSVANTNIPPKEPVVYSKQTQTVQTTHTSHDGYFETDWWRPRKVLTFDDSQAEDEENSLPHLDSFQSKLPPGILPHGLPQVKEVQPAVTQVEQEKEKEKPKKEVREFSEEEKQMIILSEDFQRFLDRTSRIVERALGESIDIYTDYTGTMDGEDGLDEKSHQQLWLNRSFFCERWSRNRCVTSMDWSPQFPELLAASYNNNDDTPNDPDGVCLVWNTKFKKSTPEFIFHCQSPVMSTTFAKFHPNLILGGTYSGQIVLWDNRVQKRTPVQRTPLSASAHTHPVYCLTVVGTQNAHNLISISTDGKLCSWSLDMLSQPQETLILYLKQSKTIAATCLAFPHGDVNNFVVGSEDGTVYGDCRHGTKAGVVEMFEGHQGPVTGISTHAVQGGIDFSHLFLTSSIDWTIKLWSLKEMKPLYSFEHNGDYVYDVAWSPTHPALFAAVDDSGRLDLWNLNQDTEVPAASVIVDGNPALNRVSWTPSGLHVTVGDDTGKIWVYDVAEHLAYPRSDEWNKFLYTQQDLKNNKADEELDRLNLSSGPSSLTSLTSISSCPLR
- the LOC124948960 gene encoding cytoplasmic dynein 1 intermediate chain isoform X24, which translates into the protein MMSDRKAELERKKAKLQAIREEKERRRREKEQKDVEEATVRAAGADKDHRKEIDAMLSSLGMAPVSDVLSSLSSMNSLTPEQSANATPDASLQPSSINSTQSTGRRKPRELTIVSVANTNIPPKEPVVYSKQTQTVQTTHTSHDAHAFDYYDEYNLNPGLEWEDEFTVLTFDDSQAEDEENSLPHLDSFQSKLPPGILPHGLPQVKEVQPAVTQVEQEKEKEKPKKEVREFSEEEKQMIILSEDFQRFLDRTSRIVERALGESIDIYTDYTGTMDGEDGLDEKSHQQLWLNRSFFCERWSRNRCVTSMDWSPQFPELLAASYNNNDDTPNDPDGVCLVWNTKFKKSTPEFIFHCQSPVMSTTFAKFHPNLILGGTYSGQIVLWDNRVQKRTPVQRTPLSASAHTHPVYCLTVVGTQNAHNLISISTDGKLCSWSLDMLSQPQETLILYLKQSKTIAATCLAFPHGDVNNFVVGSEDGTVYGDCRHGTKAGVVEMFEGHQGPVTGISTHAVQGGIDFSHLFLTSSIDWTIKLWSLKEMKPLYSFEHNGDYVYDVAWSPTHPALFAAVDDSGRLDLWNLNQDTEVPAASVIVDGNPALNRVSWTPSGLHVTVGDDTGKIWVYDVAEHLAYPRSDEWNKFLYTQQDLKNNKADEELDRLNLSSGPSSLTSLTSISSCPLR
- the LOC124948960 gene encoding cytoplasmic dynein 1 intermediate chain isoform X28; this translates as MMSDRKAELERKKAKLQAIREEKERRRREKEQKDVEEATVRAAGADKDHRKEIDAMLSSLGMAPVSDVLSSLSSMNSLTPEQSANATPDASLQPSSINSTQSTGRRKPRELTIVSVANTNIPPKEPVVYSKQTQTVQTTHTSHDDEYNLNPGLEWEDEFTVLTFDDSQAEDEENSLPHLDSFQSKLPPGILPHGLPQVKEVQPAVTQVEQEKEKEKPKKEVREFSEEEKQMIILSEDFQRFLDRTSRIVERALGESIDIYTDYTGTMDGEDGLDEKSHQQLWLNRSFFCERWSRNRCVTSMDWSPQFPELLAASYNNNDDTPNDPDGVCLVWNTKFKKSTPEFIFHCQSPVMSTTFAKFHPNLILGGTYSGQIVLWDNRVQKRTPVQRTPLSASAHTHPVYCLTVVGTQNAHNLISISTDGKLCSWSLDMLSQPQETLILYLKQSKTIAATCLAFPHGDVNNFVVGSEDGTVYGDCRHGTKAGVVEMFEGHQGPVTGISTHAVQGGIDFSHLFLTSSIDWTIKLWSLKEMKPLYSFEHNGDYVYDVAWSPTHPALFAAVDDSGRLDLWNLNQDTEVPAASVIVDGNPALNRVSWTPSGLHVTVGDDTGKIWVYDVAEHLAYPRSDEWNKFLYTQQDLKNNKADEELDRLNLSSGPSSLTSLTSISSCPLR
- the LOC124948960 gene encoding cytoplasmic dynein 1 intermediate chain isoform X36: MMSDRKAELERKKAKLQAIREEKERRRREKEQKDVEEATVRAAGADKDHRKEIDAMLSSLGMAPVSDVLSSLSSMNSLTPEQSANATPDASLQPSSINSTQSTGRRKPRELTIVSVANTNIPPKEPVVYSKQTQTVQTTHTSHDVLTFDDSQAEDEENSLPHLDSFQSKLPPGILPHGLPQVKEVQPAVTQVEQEKEKEKPKKEVREFSEEEKQMIILSEDFQRFLDRTSRIVERALGESIDIYTDYTGTMDGEDGLDEKSHQQLWLNRSFFCERWSRNRCVTSMDWSPQFPELLAASYNNNDDTPNDPDGVCLVWNTKFKKSTPEFIFHCQSPVMSTTFAKFHPNLILGGTYSGQIVLWDNRVQKRTPVQRTPLSASAHTHPVYCLTVVGTQNAHNLISISTDGKLCSWSLDMLSQPQETLILYLKQSKTIAATCLAFPHGDVNNFVVGSEDGTVYGDCRHGTKAGVVEMFEGHQGPVTGISTHAVQGGIDFSHLFLTSSIDWTIKLWSLKEMKPLYSFEHNGDYVYDVAWSPTHPALFAAVDDSGRLDLWNLNQDTEVPAASVIVDGNPALNRVSWTPSGLHVTVGDDTGKIWVYDVAEHLAYPRSDEWNKFLYTQQDLKNNKADEELDRLNLSSGPSSLTSLTSISSCPLR
- the LOC124948960 gene encoding cytoplasmic dynein 1 intermediate chain isoform X13, which translates into the protein MMSDRKAELERKKAKLQAIREEKERRRREKEQKDVEEATVRAAGADKDHRKEIDAMLSSLGMAPVSDVLSSLSSMNSLTPEQSANATPDASLQPSSINSTQSTGRRKPRELTIVSVANTNIPPKEPVVYSKQTQTVQTTHTSHDGYFETDWWRPRKGGSAPNYLSHAFDYYDEYNLNPGLEWEDEFTVLTFDDSQAEDEENSLPHLDSFQSKLPPGILPHGLPQVKEVQPAVTQVEQEKEKEKPKKEVREFSEEEKQMIILSEDFQRFLDRTSRIVERALGESIDIYTDYTGTMDGEDGLDEKSHQQLWLNRSFFCERWSRNRCVTSMDWSPQFPELLAASYNNNDDTPNDPDGVCLVWNTKFKKSTPEFIFHCQSPVMSTTFAKFHPNLILGGTYSGQIVLWDNRVQKRTPVQRTPLSASAHTHPVYCLTVVGTQNAHNLISISTDGKLCSWSLDMLSQPQETLILYLKQSKTIAATCLAFPHGDVNNFVVGSEDGTVYGDCRHGTKAGVVEMFEGHQGPVTGISTHAVQGGIDFSHLFLTSSIDWTIKLWSLKEMKPLYSFEHNGDYVYDVAWSPTHPALFAAVDDSGRLDLWNLNQDTEVPAASVIVDGNPALNRVSWTPSGLHVTVGDDTGKIWVYDVAEHLAYPRSDEWNKFLYTQQDLKNNKADEELDRLNLSSGPSSLTSLTSISSCPLR
- the LOC124948960 gene encoding cytoplasmic dynein 1 intermediate chain isoform X16, yielding MMSDRKAELERKKAKLQAIREEKERRRREKEQKDVEEATVRAAGADKDHRKEIDAMLSSLGMAPVSDVLSSLSSMNSLTPEQSANATPDASLQPSSINSTQSTGRRKPRELTIVSVANTNIPPKEPVVYSKQTQTVQTTHTSHDGLSKSSSEYTIYSSCSTTTPTHSCSAGYFETDWWRPRKAHAFDYYAEDEENSLPHLDSFQSKLPPGILPHGLPQVKEVQPAVTQVEQEKEKEKPKKEVREFSEEEKQMIILSEDFQRFLDRTSRIVERALGESIDIYTDYTGTMDGEDGLDEKSHQQLWLNRSFFCERWSRNRCVTSMDWSPQFPELLAASYNNNDDTPNDPDGVCLVWNTKFKKSTPEFIFHCQSPVMSTTFAKFHPNLILGGTYSGQIVLWDNRVQKRTPVQRTPLSASAHTHPVYCLTVVGTQNAHNLISISTDGKLCSWSLDMLSQPQETLILYLKQSKTIAATCLAFPHGDVNNFVVGSEDGTVYGDCRHGTKAGVVEMFEGHQGPVTGISTHAVQGGIDFSHLFLTSSIDWTIKLWSLKEMKPLYSFEHNGDYVYDVAWSPTHPALFAAVDDSGRLDLWNLNQDTEVPAASVIVDGNPALNRVSWTPSGLHVTVGDDTGKIWVYDVAEHLAYPRSDEWNKFLYTQQDLKNNKADEELDRLNLSSGPSSLTSLTSISSCPLR
- the LOC124948960 gene encoding cytoplasmic dynein 1 intermediate chain isoform X5, yielding MMSDRKAELERKKAKLQAIREEKERRRREKEQKDVEEATVRAAGADKDHRKEIDAMLSSLGMAPVSDVLSSLSSMNSLTPEQSANATPDASLQPSSINSTQSTGRRKPRELTIVSVANTNIPPKEPVVYSKQTQTVQTTHTSHDGLSKSSSEYTIYSSCSTTTPTHSCSAGYFETDWWRPRKGGSAPNYLYEYNLNPGLEWEDEFTAEDEENSLPHLDSFQSKLPPGILPHGLPQVKEVQPAVTQVEQEKEKEKPKKEVREFSEEEKQMIILSEDFQRFLDRTSRIVERALGESIDIYTDYTGTMDGEDGLDEKSHQQLWLNRSFFCERWSRNRCVTSMDWSPQFPELLAASYNNNDDTPNDPDGVCLVWNTKFKKSTPEFIFHCQSPVMSTTFAKFHPNLILGGTYSGQIVLWDNRVQKRTPVQRTPLSASAHTHPVYCLTVVGTQNAHNLISISTDGKLCSWSLDMLSQPQETLILYLKQSKTIAATCLAFPHGDVNNFVVGSEDGTVYGDCRHGTKAGVVEMFEGHQGPVTGISTHAVQGGIDFSHLFLTSSIDWTIKLWSLKEMKPLYSFEHNGDYVYDVAWSPTHPALFAAVDDSGRLDLWNLNQDTEVPAASVIVDGNPALNRVSWTPSGLHVTVGDDTGKIWVYDVAEHLAYPRSDEWNKFLYTQQDLKNNKADEELDRLNLSSGPSSLTSLTSISSCPLR
- the LOC124948960 gene encoding cytoplasmic dynein 1 intermediate chain isoform X4 yields the protein MMSDRKAELERKKAKLQAIREEKERRRREKEQKDVEEATVRAAGADKDHRKEIDAMLSSLGMAPVSDVLSSLSSMNSLTPEQSANATPDASLQPSSINSTQSTGRRKPRELTIVSVANTNIPPKEPVVYSKQTQTVQTTHTSHDGLSKSSSEYTIYSSCSTTTPTHSCSAGYFETDWWRPRKGGSAPNYLSHAFDYYDEYNLNPGLEWEDEFTAEDEENSLPHLDSFQSKLPPGILPHGLPQVKEVQPAVTQVEQEKEKEKPKKEVREFSEEEKQMIILSEDFQRFLDRTSRIVERALGESIDIYTDYTGTMDGEDGLDEKSHQQLWLNRSFFCERWSRNRCVTSMDWSPQFPELLAASYNNNDDTPNDPDGVCLVWNTKFKKSTPEFIFHCQSPVMSTTFAKFHPNLILGGTYSGQIVLWDNRVQKRTPVQRTPLSASAHTHPVYCLTVVGTQNAHNLISISTDGKLCSWSLDMLSQPQETLILYLKQSKTIAATCLAFPHGDVNNFVVGSEDGTVYGDCRHGTKAGVVEMFEGHQGPVTGISTHAVQGGIDFSHLFLTSSIDWTIKLWSLKEMKPLYSFEHNGDYVYDVAWSPTHPALFAAVDDSGRLDLWNLNQDTEVPAASVIVDGNPALNRVSWTPSGLHVTVGDDTGKIWVYDVAEHLAYPRSDEWNKFLYTQQDLKNNKADEELDRLNLSSGPSSLTSLTSISSCPLR
- the LOC124948960 gene encoding cytoplasmic dynein 1 intermediate chain isoform X12 — its product is MMSDRKAELERKKAKLQAIREEKERRRREKEQKDVEEATVRAAGADKDHRKEIDAMLSSLGMAPVSDVLSSLSSMNSLTPEQSANATPDASLQPSSINSTQSTGRRKPRELTIVSVANTNIPPKEPVVYSKQTQTVQTTHTSHDGLSKSSSEYTIYSSCSTTTPTHSCSAGYFETDWWRPRKGGSAPNYLSHAFDYYAEDEENSLPHLDSFQSKLPPGILPHGLPQVKEVQPAVTQVEQEKEKEKPKKEVREFSEEEKQMIILSEDFQRFLDRTSRIVERALGESIDIYTDYTGTMDGEDGLDEKSHQQLWLNRSFFCERWSRNRCVTSMDWSPQFPELLAASYNNNDDTPNDPDGVCLVWNTKFKKSTPEFIFHCQSPVMSTTFAKFHPNLILGGTYSGQIVLWDNRVQKRTPVQRTPLSASAHTHPVYCLTVVGTQNAHNLISISTDGKLCSWSLDMLSQPQETLILYLKQSKTIAATCLAFPHGDVNNFVVGSEDGTVYGDCRHGTKAGVVEMFEGHQGPVTGISTHAVQGGIDFSHLFLTSSIDWTIKLWSLKEMKPLYSFEHNGDYVYDVAWSPTHPALFAAVDDSGRLDLWNLNQDTEVPAASVIVDGNPALNRVSWTPSGLHVTVGDDTGKIWVYDVAEHLAYPRSDEWNKFLYTQQDLKNNKADEELDRLNLSSGPSSLTSLTSISSCPLR
- the LOC124948960 gene encoding cytoplasmic dynein 1 intermediate chain isoform X7 codes for the protein MMSDRKAELERKKAKLQAIREEKERRRREKEQKDVEEATVRAAGADKDHRKEIDAMLSSLGMAPVSDVLSSLSSMNSLTPEQSANATPDASLQPSSINSTQSTGRRKPRELTIVSVANTNIPPKEPVVYSKQTQTVQTTHTSHDGLSKSSSEYTIYSSCSTTTPTHSCSAGYFETDWWRPRKAHAFDYYDEYNLNPGLEWEDEFTAEDEENSLPHLDSFQSKLPPGILPHGLPQVKEVQPAVTQVEQEKEKEKPKKEVREFSEEEKQMIILSEDFQRFLDRTSRIVERALGESIDIYTDYTGTMDGEDGLDEKSHQQLWLNRSFFCERWSRNRCVTSMDWSPQFPELLAASYNNNDDTPNDPDGVCLVWNTKFKKSTPEFIFHCQSPVMSTTFAKFHPNLILGGTYSGQIVLWDNRVQKRTPVQRTPLSASAHTHPVYCLTVVGTQNAHNLISISTDGKLCSWSLDMLSQPQETLILYLKQSKTIAATCLAFPHGDVNNFVVGSEDGTVYGDCRHGTKAGVVEMFEGHQGPVTGISTHAVQGGIDFSHLFLTSSIDWTIKLWSLKEMKPLYSFEHNGDYVYDVAWSPTHPALFAAVDDSGRLDLWNLNQDTEVPAASVIVDGNPALNRVSWTPSGLHVTVGDDTGKIWVYDVAEHLAYPRSDEWNKFLYTQQDLKNNKADEELDRLNLSSGPSSLTSLTSISSCPLR
- the LOC124948960 gene encoding cytoplasmic dynein 1 intermediate chain isoform X9, producing MMSDRKAELERKKAKLQAIREEKERRRREKEQKDVEEATVRAAGADKDHRKEIDAMLSSLGMAPVSDVLSSLSSMNSLTPEQSANATPDASLQPSSINSTQSTGRRKPRELTIVSVANTNIPPKEPVVYSKQTQTVQTTHTSHDGLSKSSSEYTIYSSCSTTTPTHSCSAGYFETDWWRPRKDEYNLNPGLEWEDEFTAEDEENSLPHLDSFQSKLPPGILPHGLPQVKEVQPAVTQVEQEKEKEKPKKEVREFSEEEKQMIILSEDFQRFLDRTSRIVERALGESIDIYTDYTGTMDGEDGLDEKSHQQLWLNRSFFCERWSRNRCVTSMDWSPQFPELLAASYNNNDDTPNDPDGVCLVWNTKFKKSTPEFIFHCQSPVMSTTFAKFHPNLILGGTYSGQIVLWDNRVQKRTPVQRTPLSASAHTHPVYCLTVVGTQNAHNLISISTDGKLCSWSLDMLSQPQETLILYLKQSKTIAATCLAFPHGDVNNFVVGSEDGTVYGDCRHGTKAGVVEMFEGHQGPVTGISTHAVQGGIDFSHLFLTSSIDWTIKLWSLKEMKPLYSFEHNGDYVYDVAWSPTHPALFAAVDDSGRLDLWNLNQDTEVPAASVIVDGNPALNRVSWTPSGLHVTVGDDTGKIWVYDVAEHLAYPRSDEWNKFLYTQQDLKNNKADEELDRLNLSSGPSSLTSLTSISSCPLR
- the LOC124948960 gene encoding cytoplasmic dynein 1 intermediate chain isoform X22 yields the protein MMSDRKAELERKKAKLQAIREEKERRRREKEQKDVEEATVRAAGADKDHRKEIDAMLSSLGMAPVSDVLSSLSSMNSLTPEQSANATPDASLQPSSINSTQSTGRRKPRELTIVSVANTNIPPKEPVVYSKQTQTVQTTHTSHDGYFETDWWRPRKAHAFDYYDEYNLNPGLEWEDEFTAEDEENSLPHLDSFQSKLPPGILPHGLPQVKEVQPAVTQVEQEKEKEKPKKEVREFSEEEKQMIILSEDFQRFLDRTSRIVERALGESIDIYTDYTGTMDGEDGLDEKSHQQLWLNRSFFCERWSRNRCVTSMDWSPQFPELLAASYNNNDDTPNDPDGVCLVWNTKFKKSTPEFIFHCQSPVMSTTFAKFHPNLILGGTYSGQIVLWDNRVQKRTPVQRTPLSASAHTHPVYCLTVVGTQNAHNLISISTDGKLCSWSLDMLSQPQETLILYLKQSKTIAATCLAFPHGDVNNFVVGSEDGTVYGDCRHGTKAGVVEMFEGHQGPVTGISTHAVQGGIDFSHLFLTSSIDWTIKLWSLKEMKPLYSFEHNGDYVYDVAWSPTHPALFAAVDDSGRLDLWNLNQDTEVPAASVIVDGNPALNRVSWTPSGLHVTVGDDTGKIWVYDVAEHLAYPRSDEWNKFLYTQQDLKNNKADEELDRLNLSSGPSSLTSLTSISSCPLR